TCAATGAGGATAATGAAAATGATCCGTTGATCGACCATAGCGGAATCATCGTGCACGAAAAATTGCAGTTATCGATTGCGGGCGATTTGTCTGAAAGCGAGGTACACGAAGGTGCATAAGGCATTGCTTATTGATCCCAACGTGCAATCGAGAAAAAAGACGGAGCACATGCTCAACTGGAGACAGTTGGGTTTTGTCCTAGAAGTCTATGCTGGCCATTTCGCCGGCATCATGAAGCTTCTTGAGCGGGAACACTTTTCACTATTGCTGCTGGATATGAAGCATTCTCCTTATCAGAGTTTGCAAATATGCCGCCAGATCCGTGGGAAAAGCCAGGTTTCTATTATCCTCGTCGGCGGCGACCGCGATTTCGAGCTTGCGAAGCAGGCGATGAGCTATCAAGTCAACGACTATCTTCCTGATCCGGTTCAGGCTTCCGAACTGACCGCTAGCTTGAAAGCGGTTAAACGGCAGCTCGATGTGCAGTCCGGTAAGGAACCCGTTACCGCCGTCGACGGCGGCCGCCGGCCCCGTCCGAAGGAGCCGATTATCGATGCAGTCAAAAAA
This genomic window from Paenibacillus sp. contains:
- a CDS encoding helix-turn-helix domain-containing protein, which translates into the protein MHKALLIDPNVQSRKKTEHMLNWRQLGFVLEVYAGHFAGIMKLLEREHFSLLLLDMKHSPYQSLQICRQIRGKSQVSIILVGGDRDFELAKQAMSYQVNDYLPDPVQASELTASLKAVKRQLDVQSGKEPVTAVDGGRRPRPKEPIIDAVKKYVDRELHRNITLKKISEDLHFNCAYLGQKFKHHENMSYNEYVLKQRMEKAKRLLEQTDLLIYEVANMVGYTDIDWFYKKFKAYTGTSAKAYREIKRLHVVKSG